The following nucleotide sequence is from Nesterenkonia xinjiangensis.
ACGCCGACCTTCCTCAATGCCGGGAAGAAGCAGCGCGGAGAGCTCGTCTCCTGCTTCCTGCTGCGCATCGAGGACAACATGGAGTCCATCGCCCGCGGCATCAACTCCGCCCTGCAGCTCTCCAAGCGCGGCGGCGGGGTGGCCCTGTCGCTGACGAACATCCGTGAGCACGGTGCTCCGATCAAGCAGATCGAGAACCAGTCCTCCGGGGTCATCCCGGTCATGAAGCTGCTCGAGGACTCCTTCTCCTACGCCAACCAGCTGGGCGCCAGGCAGGGCGCAGGTGCTGTGTACCTCAACGCCCACCACCCGGACATCCACCGGTTCCTGGACACCAAGCGTGAGAACGCCGACGAGAAGATCCGGATCAAGACCCTGTCCCTGGGCGTGGTGGTTCCGGACATCACCTTCGAGCTCGCCAAGCGCAACGAGGACATGTACCTGTTCTCCCCGTACGACGTCGAACGCGTCTACGGCAAGCCCTTCAGCGAGATCTCGGTGACGGAGAAGTACTACGAGATGCTCGACGACGCGCGCATCCGCAAGACGAAGATCAGCGCTCGGGAGTTCTTCCAGACCCTCGCGGAGATCCAGTTCGAGTCGGGCTATCCCTACGTGATGTTCGAGGACACGGTGAACCGGGCGAACCCGATCGCCGGTCGGATCACGATGTCCAACCTGTGCTCTGAGATCCTGCAGGTCTCTGAGCCCAGCGCCTACCGCGCGGACCTCGGCTACGAGACCGTGGGCAAGGACATCTCCTGCAACCTCGGCTCGCTGAACATCGCCCGCACCATGGACTCCCCGGACTTCGGGCAGACCATCGAAACGGCGATCCGTTCGCTCTCCGCGGTCTCGGACATGTCGTTCATCGACTCCGTGCCTTCCATCGCCGACGGCAACCGTCGGTCCCACGCCATCGGCCTGGGCCAGATGAACCTGCACGGATACCTGGCCCGTGAGAAGGTCCACTACGGGTCCGAGGAAGGCATCGACTTCACCAACATTTACTTCTACACCGTGCTGTTCCACGCGCTGCGGGCCTCGAACCAGCTGGCCCAGGACACCGGCGAGAAGTTCGACGGCTTCGAGGACTCGACCTACGCCTCCGGCACGTTCTTCGACAAGTACACCGAGCAGGTCTGGGAGCCGGAGACCGAGAAGGTCCGCGAGCTGTTCAGCCACGTGCACATCCCTACGCAGGCGGACTGGCGTGAGCTGAAGGCTTCCGTGATGGAGCACGGCATCTACAACCAGAACCTGCAGGCGGTGCCGCCCACGGGGTCGATCTCCTACATCAACAACTCGACCTCCTCGATCCACCCGGTGGCCTCGAAGATCGAGATCCGCAAGGAAGGGAAGATCGGACGGGTCTACTACCCGGCTCCCTACCTCAACAACGACAACCTGGAGTACTACCAGGACGCGTACGAGATCGGCTACGAGAAGATCATCGACACCTATGCCGCGGCCACCCAGCATGTGGACCAGGGCCTGTCGCTGACGCTGTTCTTCAAGGACACCGCCACCACCCGCGACATCAACAAGGCCCAGATCTACGCATGGAAGAAGGGCATCAAGACGCTGTACTACATCCGTCTGCGTCAGCTGGCCCTGGAGGGCACCGAGGTCGAGGGCTGCGTGTCCTGCATGCTGTGAGCCCCACCCGGGCCCAGCGCCGCCGTACGATCTCCGGACAGACATCGCCTGCCCCGCAGGCGCCGCCAGCACGAGAAGAGAGACCTCACCCGAGATGACCACATCAGCAGGAGCAACGACCTCCGCGACGCTGCTCGACCATGTCGAGGCGATCAACTGGAACCGGATGCAGGACGACAAGGACGGCGAGGTCTGGAACCGTCTGGTCAACAACTTCTGGCTGCCCGAGAAGGTCCCGCTGTCCAACGACGTCCAGTCCTGGGCGACGCTGACGCCCGAAGAGAAGACACTCACGATGCGGGTCTTCACCGGGTTGACGCTGCTGGATACGATCCAGGGCACCGTGGGCGCCGTCGCGCTCATCCCACATGCGCTCACCCAGCATGAGGAGGCGGTGTACACCAACATCGCGTTCATGGAGTCGGTGCACGCGAAGTCCTACTCCTCGATCTTCTCCACGCTGTGCTCCACCAAGGAGATCGACGACGCCTTCCGCTGGTCCCGGGAGAACCCGAACCTGCAGCGCAAGGCACAGATCGTCATGGACTACTACCACGGCGCAGACGGGCTGAAGAAGCGGGTGGCCTCGACCATCCTGGAGTCTTTCCTGTTCTATTCCGGCTTCTACCTGCCGATGCACTGGTCAGCCCACGCCAAGCTGACCAACACCGCTGACGTGATCCGGCTGATCATCCGTGATGAGGCCGTGCACGGCTACTACATCGGCTACAAGTACCAGCGCGCTCTGGAAGCCGAGACTCCGGAACGCCGCCAAGAGCTCAAGGACTACACCTTCGACCTGCTCTTCGAGCTCTACGAGAACGAGGTGCAGTACACCCACGACCTCTACGACGGTGTCGGCCTGTCCGAGGACGTGAAGAAGTTCCTGCACTACAACGCCAACAAGGCACTCATGAACCTGGGCTACGAGGCGATGTTCCCCAAGGACGTCACCGACGTGAACCCGGCGATCCTCTCTGCCCTGAGCCCCAACGCCGACGAGAACCATGACTTCTTCTCCGGCTCCGGGTCCTCCTACGTCATCGGCAAGGCCGTGGAGACCGAGGACGAGGACTGGGACTTCTGAGGTGACCGCACAATCAGGGACCGAGGCCCGGGCGACGCCGGAGCTCGCCATGGGGGACTTCTTCTATGAACCCCTCGGCGACGGCCGGTTCCGCTCCACGGTCCACGCCCAGGGGGCGTGGAATCCGCACGAGCAGCACATGGCGCCCGCCACCGGCCTGCTCACCCACGCGCTGGAGTCCTTCCAGCCGCGGGAGGATCTGCGTCTGGCTCGGCTGAGCCTCGACATCCACGGAATCATCCACGCGGGCGAGGTCGAGGTC
It contains:
- the nrdE gene encoding class 1b ribonucleoside-diphosphate reductase subunit alpha, whose translation is MPPQWQGLSYHELNAMLNLYGSDGEIQFEADQLAARQYFLDHVNTNTVFFHDLDEKLKYLVEKDYYEIETLEQYSREFINGLWDEAYARRFRFPTFLGAFKFYTSYALKTFDGKRYLERFEDRVCMVALHLARGEEKLASQIMEEIISGRFQPATPTFLNAGKKQRGELVSCFLLRIEDNMESIARGINSALQLSKRGGGVALSLTNIREHGAPIKQIENQSSGVIPVMKLLEDSFSYANQLGARQGAGAVYLNAHHPDIHRFLDTKRENADEKIRIKTLSLGVVVPDITFELAKRNEDMYLFSPYDVERVYGKPFSEISVTEKYYEMLDDARIRKTKISAREFFQTLAEIQFESGYPYVMFEDTVNRANPIAGRITMSNLCSEILQVSEPSAYRADLGYETVGKDISCNLGSLNIARTMDSPDFGQTIETAIRSLSAVSDMSFIDSVPSIADGNRRSHAIGLGQMNLHGYLAREKVHYGSEEGIDFTNIYFYTVLFHALRASNQLAQDTGEKFDGFEDSTYASGTFFDKYTEQVWEPETEKVRELFSHVHIPTQADWRELKASVMEHGIYNQNLQAVPPTGSISYINNSTSSIHPVASKIEIRKEGKIGRVYYPAPYLNNDNLEYYQDAYEIGYEKIIDTYAAATQHVDQGLSLTLFFKDTATTRDINKAQIYAWKKGIKTLYYIRLRQLALEGTEVEGCVSCML
- the nrdF gene encoding class 1b ribonucleoside-diphosphate reductase subunit beta, whose protein sequence is MTTSAGATTSATLLDHVEAINWNRMQDDKDGEVWNRLVNNFWLPEKVPLSNDVQSWATLTPEEKTLTMRVFTGLTLLDTIQGTVGAVALIPHALTQHEEAVYTNIAFMESVHAKSYSSIFSTLCSTKEIDDAFRWSRENPNLQRKAQIVMDYYHGADGLKKRVASTILESFLFYSGFYLPMHWSAHAKLTNTADVIRLIIRDEAVHGYYIGYKYQRALEAETPERRQELKDYTFDLLFELYENEVQYTHDLYDGVGLSEDVKKFLHYNANKALMNLGYEAMFPKDVTDVNPAILSALSPNADENHDFFSGSGSSYVIGKAVETEDEDWDF